In Vanessa cardui chromosome 8, ilVanCard2.1, whole genome shotgun sequence, the following are encoded in one genomic region:
- the LOC124531850 gene encoding silk gland factor 3-like isoform X1 has product MSGRGDVSGFFNTQMVLDLNEESGDLIKSPSPPPSHDGSASGEGEGEGETSGDERASLALPMARAPAPHAAAVSAASAATAAVLSAAGAGNALAQLQHLLLTQHGAHSLLLHTQVQQAVAQAAAQQLQQLQARANAGQPTVDTRSPSPRGSPPGAAAFLTPHTPGPGRARSPHGHHHAHVHAHSHTHAHALHVHSPHSQTQAGHSPLHAHAHKPRALDPADDTADLEELEHFAKTFKQRRIKLGFTQGDVGLAMGKLYGNDFSQTTISRFEALNLSFKNMCKLKPLLQKWLEDADSSLSGGGGGASLGAGLAEAVGRRRKKRTSIESGVRVALEKAFLHNPKPTSEEIAALADSLCMEKEVVRVWFCNRRQKEKRINPPAGEAGGASSPGGGGSLLPLSHPLHALPAHAHVLPAHAHAHAHGPAAAAHAALQAAALQPLALLARPPRD; this is encoded by the exons AAGAGTCGGGAGATCTCATCAAGTCGCCCTCGCCGCCTCCCAGCCATG ATGGTTCAGCGAGTGGCGAGGGCGAAGGCGAGGGCGAGACGAGCGGAGACGAGCGCGCGTCGCTGGCGCTGCCCATGGcgcgcgcgcccgcgccgcacGCCGCCGCCGTCTCCGCCGCGTCGGCCGCCACCGCCGCCGTGCTT AGTGCGGCAGGCGCCGGCAACGCTTTAGCTCAGTTGCAGCATTTACTGCTGACCCAACACGGCGCACATTCTTTACTTCTACACACACAA GTTCAGCAAGCCGTAGCGCAGGCTGCAGCGCAGCAGCTGCAACAACTGCAAGCGCGAGCCAACGCCGGACAGCCCACTGTTG ATACGAGGTCACCGTCTCCTCGCGGCTCTCCCCCCGGCGCCGCCGCGTTCCTCACGCCGCACACGCCGGGCCCGGGCCGCGCGCGCTCCCCGCACGGCCACCACCACGCGCACGTGCACGCGCACTCCCACACTCACGCGCACGCGCTGCACGTGCACTCCCCGCACTCGCAGACGCAGGCCGGGCACTCGCCGctgcacgcgcacgcgcacaaGCCGCGCGCGCTCGACCCGGCCGACGACACGGCTGACCTCGAGGAGCTCGAACACTTCGCCAAGACTTTCAAACAGCGCAGGATCAAACTCG GTTTCACGCAGGGCGATGTCGGCCTCGCCATGGGTAAACTGTACGGGAACGACTTCTCCCAGACGACCATCTCGCGCTTCGAGGCGCTAAATCTCAGCTTCAAGAACATGTGCAAACTGAAGCCGCTCCTGCAAAAGTGGCTGGAAGACGCGGACTCGTCGCTGAGCGGCGGCGGGGGCGGAGCGTCGCTGGGCGCCGGGCTGGCCGAGGCCGTCGGCCGCCGCCGCAAGAAGAGGACCTCCATCGAGTCCGGCGTGCGCGTCGCGCTCGAGAAGGCCTTCCTGCACAACCCCAAGCCCACCAGCGAGGAGATCGCCGCGCTCGCCGACTCGCTCTGCATGGAGAAGGAGGTCGTGCGCGTCTGGTTCTGCAATCGTAGGCAGAAG GAGAAGCGCATAAACCCTCCGGCGGGCGAGGCGGGCGGCGCGTCGTCGCCGGGCGGAGGCGGCTCGCTGCTCCCGCTGTCGCACCCCCTGCACGCGCTGCCGGCGCACGCGCACGTGCTGccggcgcacgcgcacgcgcacgcgcacgggCCGGCGGCGGCCGCTCACGCCGCGCTGCAGGCGGCCGCGCTGCAGCCGCTGGCGCTGCTGGCGCGCCCGCCGCGCGACTGA
- the LOC124531850 gene encoding silk gland factor 3-like isoform X3 produces the protein MVLQACVRASARSFCASYQESGDLIKSPSPPPSHDGSASGEGEGEGETSGDERASLALPMARAPAPHAAAVSAASAATAAVLSAAGAGNALAQLQHLLLTQHGAHSLLLHTQVQQAVAQAAAQQLQQLQARANAGQPTVDTRSPSPRGSPPGAAAFLTPHTPGPGRARSPHGHHHAHVHAHSHTHAHALHVHSPHSQTQAGHSPLHAHAHKPRALDPADDTADLEELEHFAKTFKQRRIKLGFTQGDVGLAMGKLYGNDFSQTTISRFEALNLSFKNMCKLKPLLQKWLEDADSSLSGGGGGASLGAGLAEAVGRRRKKRTSIESGVRVALEKAFLHNPKPTSEEIAALADSLCMEKEVVRVWFCNRRQKEKRINPPAGEAGGASSPGGGGSLLPLSHPLHALPAHAHVLPAHAHAHAHGPAAAAHAALQAAALQPLALLARPPRD, from the exons AAGAGTCGGGAGATCTCATCAAGTCGCCCTCGCCGCCTCCCAGCCATG ATGGTTCAGCGAGTGGCGAGGGCGAAGGCGAGGGCGAGACGAGCGGAGACGAGCGCGCGTCGCTGGCGCTGCCCATGGcgcgcgcgcccgcgccgcacGCCGCCGCCGTCTCCGCCGCGTCGGCCGCCACCGCCGCCGTGCTT AGTGCGGCAGGCGCCGGCAACGCTTTAGCTCAGTTGCAGCATTTACTGCTGACCCAACACGGCGCACATTCTTTACTTCTACACACACAA GTTCAGCAAGCCGTAGCGCAGGCTGCAGCGCAGCAGCTGCAACAACTGCAAGCGCGAGCCAACGCCGGACAGCCCACTGTTG ATACGAGGTCACCGTCTCCTCGCGGCTCTCCCCCCGGCGCCGCCGCGTTCCTCACGCCGCACACGCCGGGCCCGGGCCGCGCGCGCTCCCCGCACGGCCACCACCACGCGCACGTGCACGCGCACTCCCACACTCACGCGCACGCGCTGCACGTGCACTCCCCGCACTCGCAGACGCAGGCCGGGCACTCGCCGctgcacgcgcacgcgcacaaGCCGCGCGCGCTCGACCCGGCCGACGACACGGCTGACCTCGAGGAGCTCGAACACTTCGCCAAGACTTTCAAACAGCGCAGGATCAAACTCG GTTTCACGCAGGGCGATGTCGGCCTCGCCATGGGTAAACTGTACGGGAACGACTTCTCCCAGACGACCATCTCGCGCTTCGAGGCGCTAAATCTCAGCTTCAAGAACATGTGCAAACTGAAGCCGCTCCTGCAAAAGTGGCTGGAAGACGCGGACTCGTCGCTGAGCGGCGGCGGGGGCGGAGCGTCGCTGGGCGCCGGGCTGGCCGAGGCCGTCGGCCGCCGCCGCAAGAAGAGGACCTCCATCGAGTCCGGCGTGCGCGTCGCGCTCGAGAAGGCCTTCCTGCACAACCCCAAGCCCACCAGCGAGGAGATCGCCGCGCTCGCCGACTCGCTCTGCATGGAGAAGGAGGTCGTGCGCGTCTGGTTCTGCAATCGTAGGCAGAAG GAGAAGCGCATAAACCCTCCGGCGGGCGAGGCGGGCGGCGCGTCGTCGCCGGGCGGAGGCGGCTCGCTGCTCCCGCTGTCGCACCCCCTGCACGCGCTGCCGGCGCACGCGCACGTGCTGccggcgcacgcgcacgcgcacgcgcacgggCCGGCGGCGGCCGCTCACGCCGCGCTGCAGGCGGCCGCGCTGCAGCCGCTGGCGCTGCTGGCGCGCCCGCCGCGCGACTGA
- the LOC124531850 gene encoding silk gland factor 3-like isoform X2: MSGRGDVSGFFNTQMVLDLNESGDLIKSPSPPPSHDGSASGEGEGEGETSGDERASLALPMARAPAPHAAAVSAASAATAAVLSAAGAGNALAQLQHLLLTQHGAHSLLLHTQVQQAVAQAAAQQLQQLQARANAGQPTVDTRSPSPRGSPPGAAAFLTPHTPGPGRARSPHGHHHAHVHAHSHTHAHALHVHSPHSQTQAGHSPLHAHAHKPRALDPADDTADLEELEHFAKTFKQRRIKLGFTQGDVGLAMGKLYGNDFSQTTISRFEALNLSFKNMCKLKPLLQKWLEDADSSLSGGGGGASLGAGLAEAVGRRRKKRTSIESGVRVALEKAFLHNPKPTSEEIAALADSLCMEKEVVRVWFCNRRQKEKRINPPAGEAGGASSPGGGGSLLPLSHPLHALPAHAHVLPAHAHAHAHGPAAAAHAALQAAALQPLALLARPPRD; encoded by the exons AGTCGGGAGATCTCATCAAGTCGCCCTCGCCGCCTCCCAGCCATG ATGGTTCAGCGAGTGGCGAGGGCGAAGGCGAGGGCGAGACGAGCGGAGACGAGCGCGCGTCGCTGGCGCTGCCCATGGcgcgcgcgcccgcgccgcacGCCGCCGCCGTCTCCGCCGCGTCGGCCGCCACCGCCGCCGTGCTT AGTGCGGCAGGCGCCGGCAACGCTTTAGCTCAGTTGCAGCATTTACTGCTGACCCAACACGGCGCACATTCTTTACTTCTACACACACAA GTTCAGCAAGCCGTAGCGCAGGCTGCAGCGCAGCAGCTGCAACAACTGCAAGCGCGAGCCAACGCCGGACAGCCCACTGTTG ATACGAGGTCACCGTCTCCTCGCGGCTCTCCCCCCGGCGCCGCCGCGTTCCTCACGCCGCACACGCCGGGCCCGGGCCGCGCGCGCTCCCCGCACGGCCACCACCACGCGCACGTGCACGCGCACTCCCACACTCACGCGCACGCGCTGCACGTGCACTCCCCGCACTCGCAGACGCAGGCCGGGCACTCGCCGctgcacgcgcacgcgcacaaGCCGCGCGCGCTCGACCCGGCCGACGACACGGCTGACCTCGAGGAGCTCGAACACTTCGCCAAGACTTTCAAACAGCGCAGGATCAAACTCG GTTTCACGCAGGGCGATGTCGGCCTCGCCATGGGTAAACTGTACGGGAACGACTTCTCCCAGACGACCATCTCGCGCTTCGAGGCGCTAAATCTCAGCTTCAAGAACATGTGCAAACTGAAGCCGCTCCTGCAAAAGTGGCTGGAAGACGCGGACTCGTCGCTGAGCGGCGGCGGGGGCGGAGCGTCGCTGGGCGCCGGGCTGGCCGAGGCCGTCGGCCGCCGCCGCAAGAAGAGGACCTCCATCGAGTCCGGCGTGCGCGTCGCGCTCGAGAAGGCCTTCCTGCACAACCCCAAGCCCACCAGCGAGGAGATCGCCGCGCTCGCCGACTCGCTCTGCATGGAGAAGGAGGTCGTGCGCGTCTGGTTCTGCAATCGTAGGCAGAAG GAGAAGCGCATAAACCCTCCGGCGGGCGAGGCGGGCGGCGCGTCGTCGCCGGGCGGAGGCGGCTCGCTGCTCCCGCTGTCGCACCCCCTGCACGCGCTGCCGGCGCACGCGCACGTGCTGccggcgcacgcgcacgcgcacgcgcacgggCCGGCGGCGGCCGCTCACGCCGCGCTGCAGGCGGCCGCGCTGCAGCCGCTGGCGCTGCTGGCGCGCCCGCCGCGCGACTGA